One Thermus hydrothermalis genomic region harbors:
- a CDS encoding TIGR00282 family metallophosphoesterase, giving the protein MRVLFIGDVMAEPGLRAVSLHLPDIRHRYDLVIANGENAAKGKGLDKRAYRLLREAGVDLVSLGNHAWDHKEVYELLEREPVVRALNYPPGTPGRGWWRLEVNGESLLFVQVMGRVFMDPLDDPFRALDALLREEKADYVLVEVHAEATSEKMALAHYLDGRVSAVLGTHTHVPTLDAMRLPKGTLYQTDVGMTGTYQSIIGGEIETFLARFLTGRPQPFRAAQGKARLHAAELVLEGGKPVSLSPYVWEEP; this is encoded by the coding sequence ATGCGGGTTTTATTCATCGGGGACGTGATGGCGGAACCGGGCCTGCGGGCGGTGAGCCTCCACCTGCCCGATATCCGCCACCGGTACGACCTGGTCATCGCCAACGGGGAGAACGCCGCCAAGGGAAAAGGCCTAGACAAGCGCGCCTACCGCCTTTTGCGGGAGGCGGGGGTAGACCTCGTTTCCTTGGGGAACCACGCCTGGGACCACAAGGAGGTCTACGAGCTTTTGGAAAGGGAGCCCGTGGTGCGGGCCCTCAACTACCCTCCGGGCACCCCTGGGCGGGGGTGGTGGCGGCTTGAGGTGAACGGGGAAAGCCTCCTCTTCGTTCAGGTCATGGGCCGGGTCTTCATGGACCCCCTGGACGACCCCTTCCGCGCCCTGGACGCCCTTTTGCGGGAGGAGAAGGCGGACTATGTCCTTGTGGAGGTGCACGCCGAGGCCACCAGCGAGAAGATGGCCCTGGCCCACTACCTGGATGGCCGGGTGTCCGCCGTCCTCGGCACCCACACCCACGTCCCTACCCTGGACGCCATGCGGCTTCCCAAGGGGACGCTTTACCAGACCGACGTGGGGATGACCGGCACCTACCAGTCCATCATCGGGGGGGAGATAGAAACCTTCCTGGCCCGCTTCCTCACCGGCCGCCCCCAGCCTTTCCGCGCCGCCCAGGGCAAGGCGCGCCTCCACGCCGCGGAGCTCGTCTTGGAAGGCGGCAAGCCCGTTTCCCTAAGCCCCTACGTCTGGGAGGAGCCGTGA
- a CDS encoding aminotransferase class IV, protein MRLLNGEPFTGPLPEAFFYHGASVFTTLRVEGGVPLWLEAHLSRLRRHASALGLPYPGDEAFLQDLEELLAAFPQTPCLRVRLTLGEGVRLAEARPFAPLPPSLYREGVKVVLTPYRVHPDLARYKTGNYLPYRLAQAWAAAQGALEGLLLDAWGHVVDGSRTSPLLFREGTLYVLEGGLEGITREKVAEKARELGFRVVRAYLRPGELLGTLLLAGSGVGLLPAGKPEEALLPLVEAFLPACYTK, encoded by the coding sequence ATGAGGCTTTTAAACGGCGAACCCTTCACCGGCCCCTTGCCCGAGGCCTTCTTCTACCACGGGGCGAGCGTCTTCACCACCCTGCGGGTGGAGGGGGGTGTGCCCCTGTGGCTGGAGGCGCACCTCTCCCGCCTCCGCCGCCACGCCTCGGCCTTGGGGCTCCCCTACCCGGGCGACGAGGCCTTCCTCCAGGATCTTGAGGAGCTCCTTGCGGCGTTTCCCCAAACGCCCTGCCTCCGGGTGCGCCTGACCCTGGGGGAGGGGGTGCGGCTGGCCGAGGCCCGGCCCTTTGCCCCTCTGCCCCCAAGCCTCTACCGGGAAGGGGTGAAGGTGGTCCTCACCCCCTACCGCGTCCACCCCGACCTCGCCCGCTACAAGACGGGGAACTACCTCCCCTACCGCCTGGCCCAGGCCTGGGCGGCGGCGCAGGGGGCCTTGGAAGGCCTCCTCTTGGACGCCTGGGGGCACGTGGTGGACGGAAGCCGCACGAGCCCCCTCCTCTTCCGCGAGGGCACGCTTTACGTGCTGGAAGGGGGTCTCGAGGGCATCACCCGGGAGAAGGTGGCCGAGAAGGCGAGGGAGCTAGGCTTTCGGGTGGTGCGGGCCTACCTTCGGCCAGGGGAGCTTTTGGGCACCCTTCTCCTTGCGGGAAGCGGGGTGGGCCTTTTGCCCGCAGGGAAGCCCGAGGAGGCCCTTCTCCCCCTGGTGGAGGCGTTTCTTCCCGCCTGCTATACTAAATAG
- a CDS encoding inorganic diphosphatase, translated as MRRLRMVVEWSRGSPLRYAFKEGKLVPVGQDAPAPVNYGFIPGLLNPADGEEVDACYLGPPLSPGTEAEGFLLGMVALSDGDHKLVLAPEPSALDQEALAPLLAWFAPERRPTLLGDEEAWAWLRGLGEG; from the coding sequence ATGAGGCGGCTTCGCATGGTGGTGGAGTGGTCCAGGGGAAGCCCCCTGCGCTATGCCTTCAAAGAAGGAAAGCTTGTCCCCGTGGGGCAAGACGCCCCGGCCCCGGTGAACTACGGCTTCATCCCGGGCCTCCTCAACCCCGCCGACGGGGAGGAGGTGGACGCCTGCTACCTGGGCCCACCCCTCTCCCCAGGCACCGAGGCGGAAGGGTTCCTCCTAGGCATGGTGGCCCTTTCCGACGGGGACCACAAGCTCGTGCTTGCGCCTGAACCAAGCGCCCTGGACCAAGAAGCGTTAGCGCCCCTCCTCGCCTGGTTTGCGCCCGAGCGCAGGCCCACCCTCCTGGGGGACGAGGAGGCTTGGGCCTGGCTCAGGGGGCTTGGGGAAGGATGA
- the greA gene encoding transcription elongation factor GreA, giving the protein MKKPVYLTPEGFRRLQEELHHLKTTKRQEISADFEQALEEGDLRENAGYDEARRAMWQNEARIAQLEDLLARAVVVENGSYDQVALGCQVELETEAGERLSLAIVGSHEADIFSGKISDESPLGQALLGKKVGDVVEIRGKKGAQVYTILEIKPL; this is encoded by the coding sequence ATGAAGAAGCCGGTTTACCTCACTCCCGAAGGTTTTAGGCGCCTTCAGGAGGAGCTACACCACCTGAAGACCACCAAGCGGCAGGAGATTTCCGCCGACTTTGAGCAGGCCCTCGAGGAGGGCGACCTTAGGGAGAACGCCGGGTACGACGAGGCCCGCAGGGCCATGTGGCAGAACGAGGCCCGCATCGCCCAGCTGGAAGACCTTCTGGCCCGGGCGGTGGTGGTGGAGAATGGCTCCTACGACCAGGTGGCCCTCGGCTGCCAGGTGGAGCTGGAAACCGAGGCGGGGGAGAGGCTTTCCCTGGCCATCGTGGGGAGCCACGAGGCGGACATCTTCAGCGGGAAGATCTCCGACGAATCCCCCCTGGGCCAGGCCCTTTTGGGCAAGAAGGTGGGGGACGTGGTGGAGATCCGGGGCAAGAAGGGCGCCCAGGTCTACACCATCCTGGAGATCAAGCCCCTATAG
- the mgtE gene encoding magnesium transporter produces the protein METTLSPLLQALEEGDTLKLKSLLEEAHPQDLLALWDELKGEHRYVLLTLLPKDKAAEVFSNLPPETQAEYLKTLPPWRTRELLEELSLDDLADALQAVEEEDPELYRKLVEGLDPKTRAEVEELTQYEEDEAGGLMTPEYVAVREGMTVEEVLRFLRRAAPDAETIYYLYVVDESGRLKGVLSLRDLIVADPRTRVREIMNPKVVHVRTDTDQEEVARLMADYDFTVLPVVDEEGRLVGIVTVDDVLDVLEEEATEDIHKLAAVDVPDLVYSQASPIALWLARVRWLVILILTGMVTSSILQGFESLLEAVTALAFYVPVLLGTGGNTGNQSATLIIRALATRDLDLKDWRKVLLKESLVGSLLGLTLAALLLGKVVLDGHAALAPVVGLALFLLVLFANLVGAMLPVVLRRLGVDPALVSNPLVATLSDISGLLIYLSVARLLLNLE, from the coding sequence GAAACCACCCTTTCCCCCCTGCTTCAAGCCCTGGAAGAGGGCGATACCCTGAAGCTCAAAAGCCTCCTGGAAGAGGCCCACCCCCAGGACCTTCTGGCCCTTTGGGACGAGCTCAAGGGCGAGCACCGCTACGTCCTCCTCACCCTCTTGCCCAAGGACAAGGCGGCGGAGGTCTTCTCCAACCTTCCCCCGGAAACCCAGGCGGAGTACCTCAAGACCCTCCCCCCCTGGCGCACCCGGGAGCTTCTGGAGGAGCTCTCCCTAGACGACCTGGCCGACGCCCTCCAGGCGGTGGAGGAGGAGGACCCCGAGCTTTACCGCAAGCTCGTGGAGGGGCTGGACCCCAAGACCCGGGCCGAGGTGGAGGAGCTCACCCAGTACGAGGAGGACGAGGCGGGCGGCCTCATGACCCCCGAGTACGTGGCGGTGCGGGAGGGGATGACGGTGGAGGAGGTCCTCCGCTTCCTGCGCCGGGCGGCACCCGATGCCGAAACCATCTACTACCTCTACGTGGTGGACGAGTCGGGCCGGCTCAAGGGGGTGCTCTCCCTGCGGGACCTCATCGTGGCTGACCCCAGGACCAGGGTGCGGGAGATCATGAACCCCAAGGTGGTCCACGTGCGCACGGACACCGACCAGGAGGAGGTGGCCCGCCTCATGGCCGACTACGACTTCACCGTCTTGCCCGTGGTGGACGAGGAAGGGCGCCTGGTGGGTATCGTCACGGTGGACGACGTCCTGGACGTGTTGGAAGAGGAGGCCACGGAGGACATCCACAAGCTCGCCGCCGTGGACGTGCCCGACCTCGTCTACAGCCAAGCCTCCCCCATCGCCCTGTGGCTTGCCCGGGTGCGTTGGCTCGTCATCCTCATCCTCACGGGGATGGTGACGAGCTCCATCCTCCAAGGCTTTGAAAGCCTCCTGGAGGCGGTGACCGCCCTGGCCTTTTACGTGCCCGTGCTCCTGGGCACCGGGGGGAATACCGGCAACCAGTCGGCCACCCTCATCATCCGCGCCCTGGCCACCCGGGACCTGGACCTCAAGGACTGGCGGAAGGTGCTCCTCAAGGAGAGCCTGGTGGGAAGCCTTCTGGGCCTCACCCTGGCCGCTTTGCTCCTCGGCAAGGTGGTGCTGGACGGGCACGCCGCCCTGGCCCCGGTGGTGGGCCTCGCCCTCTTTCTCCTGGTGCTTTTCGCCAACCTGGTGGGGGCCATGCTCCCCGTGGTCCTAAGGCGGCTTGGGGTGGACCCCGCCCTGGTTTCCAACCCCTTGGTGGCCACCCTTTCCGACATCTCCGGGCTCCTCATCTACCTCTCCGTGGCCCGGCTCCTCTTGAACCTAGAATGA
- the recO gene encoding DNA repair protein RecO has protein sequence MERYRLEEGVVVGRKALPQGDLLLRFVTPKGSLEAIAKKGLRPTGRSGRLSLFHHVRFQVYAKKEGLPTLTQAELLGKLFGLEEPRRYLYASFLAELAYRLASPEAAPKVYPLFVSGLRGIAKHENPLLPLVWAGWRVVKAGGLAPHLLGPGLHLKEGRLAEEGVYLGEKGVEALRAILHLPGGEALTYLEEAPLERLLLALKHHAEETLGPLRSADLL, from the coding sequence GTGGAACGCTACCGGTTGGAAGAGGGCGTGGTGGTGGGCCGCAAAGCCCTGCCCCAAGGGGACCTCCTCCTCCGCTTCGTCACGCCCAAGGGGAGCCTCGAGGCCATCGCCAAGAAGGGCCTCAGGCCCACGGGGCGCTCGGGGCGGCTCTCCCTCTTCCACCACGTGCGCTTCCAGGTCTATGCCAAAAAGGAAGGCCTCCCCACCCTGACCCAGGCGGAGCTTTTGGGAAAGCTTTTTGGCCTGGAAGAACCCCGCCGTTACCTCTACGCCTCTTTTCTAGCCGAGCTCGCCTACCGCTTGGCCTCCCCGGAGGCCGCCCCCAAGGTCTACCCCCTTTTCGTCTCCGGGCTAAGGGGCATCGCCAAGCACGAAAACCCCCTCCTGCCCCTGGTCTGGGCGGGGTGGCGGGTGGTGAAGGCAGGGGGGCTTGCCCCTCACCTCCTGGGCCCCGGGCTCCACCTGAAGGAGGGGCGCCTGGCCGAGGAGGGGGTGTACCTGGGGGAAAAGGGGGTGGAGGCCCTAAGGGCCATCCTCCACCTCCCCGGGGGGGAAGCCCTAACCTACCTGGAAGAAGCCCCCTTGGAGAGGCTTCTCCTGGCGCTCAAGCACCACGCGGAGGAAACCCTCGGCCCCCTGAGGAGCGCGGACCTCCTATAG
- a CDS encoding NYN domain-containing protein — MEPLGHHPEQRVGVFVDTQNLYHSARDYYERNVNFESLLRFAVGGRRLVRATAYVVEKEGDTSAWPFIYKLSTIGYRVRRMYLTVKEVGEGGKPIYEGNWDMGIAADMVRLMPYLDVVVLGSGDGDFVEILEVLMERGIRVEVIAFRETTAQKLIDAVDRFVHLPDIPNPFMEPKNAG, encoded by the coding sequence ATGGAGCCCCTTGGCCACCACCCCGAGCAGCGGGTCGGCGTCTTCGTGGACACGCAAAACCTCTACCACTCTGCCCGGGACTACTACGAGCGGAACGTGAATTTTGAAAGCCTCCTCCGCTTCGCCGTGGGGGGAAGGCGCTTGGTGCGGGCCACCGCCTATGTGGTGGAAAAGGAGGGGGACACCTCCGCTTGGCCCTTTATTTACAAGCTTTCCACCATCGGCTACCGGGTGCGGCGCATGTACCTCACGGTGAAGGAGGTGGGGGAGGGGGGCAAGCCCATCTACGAGGGGAACTGGGACATGGGCATCGCCGCGGACATGGTGCGGCTCATGCCCTATCTGGACGTGGTGGTGCTGGGGAGCGGGGACGGGGACTTCGTGGAGATCCTCGAGGTCCTCATGGAGCGGGGGATCCGGGTGGAGGTCATCGCCTTCCGCGAAACCACGGCCCAGAAGCTCATTGACGCCGTGGACCGCTTCGTCCACCTCCCGGACATCCCCAACCCCTTCATGGAGCCTAAAAACGCAGGATGA
- a CDS encoding phosphoenolpyruvate carboxylase, with protein sequence MNDPFELLKAEVDLLGRLLGEAIRKVSGERFFALVEEVRLLSKARRQGDRAAAEALSRRVERMPVEEMEALVRAFTHYFHLVNLAEERHRVRVNRLRAEGETLENPRPEGFLALAKALKERGLSLEEAEAHLNRLELLLTFTAHPTETRRRTLRHHLERLQEELEGGDRERLLARVVLLYATEEVRKARPSVEDEIKGGLYYLPTTLWRAIPKVVAGLEAALERVYGKRPRLKSPVRFRSWIGGDRDGNPFVTPEVTAFASRYAREVAKGRYLEELEALVRDLSLSEARIPVPKEVREGGEGVERFPGEPYRRYFAALYRALEGEALSTEGLSRALRVAEKGLEGVGLTQVVQAFLQPLEARLSAFGLELAPLDLREESGKLLEAAAELLRLGGVHPDFLALSPEEKEALLTQELQTARPLLPVGEAPQGEALRVALGALRAWGDKGAHVVSMTHHPADLLAVFLLAREVGLYRPGKPLPFDVVPLFETLEDLERAPEVLRRLLANPVFRAHAQARGGVEVMIGYSDSNKDAGFLMANLALYQAQEALHAVGEAEGIPVFFFHGRGTSTARGGGPAGRAIAGLPPKSVGHRLRLTEQGEALADRYAHPDLAVRHLEQLLYHFAQAALGDGVEPKAHWREALWEAGERSMERYRALLSQEGFFPFFEAFTPIREIGELPIASRPVYRHGRVRDIRDLRAIPWVMAWTQVRLLLPGWYGLSALEALPLSLLQEMYREWPFFATTLESAAMALAKADLGIAELYLRLVPEGLQGLYHHLAEEYRKTVALLEAIFEAPLLHNQKTLDRQIGLRNPYVDPINFVQVELLARYRAPGGREDDALRRALLLSLLGVAAGLRNAG encoded by the coding sequence GTGAACGACCCCTTTGAGCTCCTAAAGGCCGAGGTGGACCTCCTGGGCCGCCTCCTTGGGGAGGCGATAAGGAAGGTTTCCGGGGAGCGCTTCTTCGCCTTGGTGGAGGAGGTGCGCCTCCTTTCCAAGGCCAGGCGCCAAGGGGACAGGGCTGCGGCCGAGGCCCTTTCCCGGCGGGTGGAGCGCATGCCCGTGGAGGAGATGGAGGCTTTGGTGCGGGCTTTCACCCACTACTTCCACCTGGTGAACCTGGCGGAGGAACGCCACCGGGTGCGGGTGAACCGCCTGAGGGCGGAAGGGGAGACCTTGGAAAACCCTAGGCCCGAGGGCTTTTTGGCCCTGGCCAAGGCCCTGAAGGAGCGGGGCCTCTCCCTGGAGGAGGCGGAGGCCCACCTGAACCGGCTGGAGCTCCTCCTCACCTTCACCGCCCACCCCACGGAAACCCGCCGCCGCACCCTCCGGCACCACTTGGAAAGGCTTCAGGAGGAGTTGGAAGGAGGGGACCGGGAGCGCCTTCTGGCCCGGGTTGTCCTCCTCTACGCCACGGAGGAGGTGCGCAAGGCGCGACCCAGCGTGGAGGACGAGATCAAGGGAGGGCTTTACTACCTGCCCACCACCCTGTGGCGGGCCATTCCCAAGGTGGTGGCGGGCCTCGAGGCTGCCCTAGAACGGGTCTACGGCAAGCGCCCCCGGCTCAAGAGCCCCGTGCGCTTCCGTAGCTGGATAGGTGGGGACCGGGACGGGAACCCCTTCGTCACCCCCGAGGTCACCGCCTTCGCCAGCCGCTACGCCCGGGAGGTGGCCAAGGGGCGGTACCTGGAGGAGTTGGAGGCCTTGGTGCGGGACCTCTCCCTTTCCGAGGCCCGCATTCCCGTGCCCAAGGAGGTGCGGGAAGGGGGGGAAGGGGTGGAGCGCTTTCCCGGGGAGCCTTACCGCCGCTACTTCGCCGCCCTTTACCGGGCCTTGGAAGGGGAGGCCCTTTCCACCGAAGGGCTTTCCCGGGCCCTAAGGGTGGCGGAAAAGGGCCTGGAGGGGGTGGGGCTTACCCAGGTGGTGCAGGCCTTTTTGCAGCCCTTGGAGGCGCGGCTTTCCGCCTTCGGTCTGGAGCTTGCCCCCTTGGACCTGAGGGAGGAGTCGGGCAAGCTCCTGGAGGCCGCCGCAGAGCTTCTCCGCCTGGGCGGGGTCCACCCGGACTTCCTGGCCCTCTCCCCGGAGGAAAAGGAAGCCCTCCTCACCCAAGAGCTCCAAACCGCCCGCCCCCTTCTGCCCGTGGGGGAGGCGCCGCAAGGCGAGGCGCTAAGGGTGGCCCTGGGGGCCCTTCGGGCCTGGGGGGACAAGGGGGCCCACGTGGTTTCCATGACCCACCACCCCGCCGACCTCCTCGCCGTCTTCCTCCTGGCCCGGGAGGTGGGGCTTTACCGCCCCGGGAAACCCCTCCCCTTTGACGTGGTCCCCCTCTTTGAAACCCTGGAGGACCTGGAGCGGGCTCCTGAGGTCTTAAGGCGCCTCTTGGCCAACCCCGTCTTCCGGGCCCACGCCCAGGCGAGGGGCGGGGTGGAGGTGATGATCGGCTACTCCGACTCCAACAAGGACGCCGGGTTTCTCATGGCCAACCTGGCCCTCTACCAGGCCCAGGAGGCCCTCCACGCCGTGGGGGAAGCGGAAGGGATCCCCGTCTTCTTCTTCCACGGGCGGGGCACCTCCACCGCCCGGGGCGGGGGGCCGGCGGGGCGGGCCATCGCGGGCCTCCCGCCCAAGAGCGTGGGCCACCGCCTGCGCCTCACGGAGCAGGGGGAGGCCTTGGCGGACCGCTACGCCCACCCGGACCTGGCCGTGCGGCACCTGGAGCAACTCCTTTACCACTTCGCCCAGGCCGCCTTGGGGGACGGGGTGGAGCCCAAGGCCCATTGGCGGGAGGCGCTTTGGGAGGCGGGGGAGAGGAGCATGGAGCGCTACCGGGCCCTCCTCTCCCAGGAGGGGTTTTTCCCCTTCTTTGAGGCCTTTACCCCCATTCGCGAGATCGGCGAACTCCCCATCGCCAGCCGGCCCGTCTACCGCCACGGCCGGGTGCGGGACATCCGGGACCTCCGGGCCATCCCCTGGGTCATGGCCTGGACCCAGGTGCGCCTTCTCCTGCCGGGTTGGTACGGGCTCTCCGCCTTGGAGGCCTTACCCCTTTCCCTGCTCCAGGAGATGTACCGGGAGTGGCCCTTCTTCGCCACCACCTTGGAAAGCGCCGCCATGGCCTTGGCCAAGGCGGACTTGGGCATCGCCGAGCTTTACCTCAGGCTGGTGCCCGAGGGGCTCCAGGGCTTGTACCACCACCTGGCGGAGGAGTACCGCAAAACCGTGGCGCTCCTGGAGGCCATCTTTGAGGCCCCCCTCCTCCACAACCAGAAGACCCTGGACAGGCAGATCGGCCTCAGGAACCCCTATGTGGACCCCATCAACTTCGTGCAGGTGGAGCTCCTTGCCCGCTACCGGGCCCCCGGGGGCCGGGAGGACGATGCCCTTAGGCGGGCGCTTCTCCTTTCCCTCCTCGGGGTGGCGGCGGGGCTTAGAAACGCCGGCTAG
- the queA gene encoding tRNA preQ1(34) S-adenosylmethionine ribosyltransferase-isomerase QueA: MSELDLYDYHLPPEQIAQAGAEPRDAARMMVVYREGPFSVEHRRVRDLPEFLRPGDVLVFNESKVIPARLLSQKPTGGRVEILLVREKAPGLWEALLGPARRAPVGTRLRLLSPKDLRPVEGLEAEVVGVEPDGVRLLRFQGDLAAHLLEVGEVPLPPYIKAQIPLERYQTVYAKRPGSVAAPTAGLHFTPELLARLEAMGVELCFLTLHVGPGTFRPVKGDVAKHEMHAEPFEIPEETARAVNRARAEGRRVVAVGTTVVRALESAWREGDGVVPGAGETRLFIRPPYTFRAIDALFTNFHLPRSTLLMLVAAFLGRERTLEAYRLAVAEGYRFYSLGDAMLILPQAP; the protein is encoded by the coding sequence ATGAGCGAGCTTGACCTCTACGATTACCACCTGCCCCCCGAGCAGATCGCCCAAGCGGGGGCGGAGCCCCGGGACGCCGCCCGGATGATGGTGGTCTACCGGGAAGGCCCTTTTAGCGTGGAGCACCGGCGGGTGCGGGACCTTCCCGAGTTCCTGCGGCCCGGGGACGTCCTGGTCTTCAACGAGAGCAAGGTGATCCCCGCCCGCCTCCTCTCCCAGAAGCCCACGGGGGGCCGGGTGGAGATCCTCTTGGTGCGGGAAAAGGCCCCGGGCCTCTGGGAGGCCCTCTTGGGCCCCGCCCGCAGGGCGCCCGTGGGCACAAGGCTTCGCCTCCTTTCCCCCAAGGACCTAAGGCCCGTGGAGGGTTTGGAGGCGGAGGTGGTGGGGGTAGAGCCCGATGGGGTGCGGCTTCTCCGGTTCCAGGGGGACCTCGCCGCCCACCTTTTGGAGGTGGGGGAGGTGCCCCTGCCCCCCTACATCAAGGCCCAGATCCCCCTGGAGCGCTACCAGACCGTGTACGCCAAGCGCCCGGGGTCGGTGGCCGCCCCCACCGCTGGGCTTCACTTCACTCCCGAGCTTCTGGCCCGCTTGGAGGCCATGGGGGTGGAGCTTTGCTTCCTTACCCTCCACGTGGGCCCCGGCACCTTCCGCCCCGTCAAGGGGGACGTGGCCAAGCACGAGATGCACGCCGAGCCCTTTGAAATCCCCGAGGAAACGGCCCGGGCGGTGAACCGCGCCAGGGCCGAGGGGCGGCGGGTGGTGGCGGTGGGCACCACGGTGGTGCGGGCCTTGGAAAGCGCTTGGCGGGAGGGGGATGGGGTGGTTCCGGGAGCGGGGGAAACCCGGCTCTTCATCCGCCCCCCTTACACCTTCCGGGCCATAGACGCCCTCTTCACCAACTTCCACCTGCCCCGCTCCACCTTGCTCATGCTGGTGGCCGCCTTCTTGGGGCGGGAGCGGACCCTAGAGGCCTACCGCTTGGCGGTGGCCGAGGGGTACCGCTTCTACTCCTTGGGGGACGCCATGCTCATCCTTCCCCAAGCCCCCTGA